One window of the Brevibacterium limosum genome contains the following:
- a CDS encoding trans-sulfuration enzyme family protein: MTQPEPASSPAPHSDFAPDTIVVETGRPQRTDGAAVNPPIDLSSTFVSTGDISASPYAYARFDTPAWTPFEEALGQLEHSALPGLVFGSGLAAISAVISLVPAGGTLIIPTHSYQGALASAEQISKRQNFDLVTVDIADTEAVIAALDDAGHATPGRVAADGRAASARAGGAGSPGMLWIESPTNPMLEVADVPALTAAAEDRGFLVCVDNTFATPLLQTPLDLGADIVVHSVTKYLAGHSDVVLGAVVTGSTALRQDLHTERSMRGGIAGPFEVWLALRGLRTLAVRLDRAQTNAQAIAERLAAHPAVVETRYPGLPNDPGHARAAAQMNGFGAIISFTVESADRATAIAEAVRLWTPATSLGGVESLIERRRRHASEPATVPEGLIRLSVGIENLDDLWADLEAALA; encoded by the coding sequence ATGACACAGCCTGAGCCTGCCTCCTCACCCGCCCCACATTCCGATTTCGCTCCGGACACCATCGTCGTCGAAACCGGACGCCCGCAGCGCACCGACGGTGCCGCGGTGAATCCGCCGATCGATCTGTCCTCGACCTTCGTCAGCACGGGCGACATCTCCGCATCCCCCTATGCCTACGCCCGCTTCGACACTCCCGCGTGGACGCCGTTCGAAGAAGCTCTCGGTCAGCTGGAGCACTCGGCACTGCCCGGGCTGGTCTTCGGCTCGGGTCTCGCGGCGATCTCGGCCGTGATCAGCCTCGTTCCCGCCGGAGGCACGCTGATCATCCCGACCCACAGCTACCAGGGTGCGCTCGCCTCCGCGGAGCAGATCTCGAAGCGCCAGAACTTCGACCTCGTCACCGTCGACATCGCCGACACCGAGGCGGTCATCGCCGCCCTCGACGACGCGGGGCACGCGACGCCGGGCCGGGTGGCAGCGGATGGGAGGGCCGCCTCGGCGAGAGCGGGCGGAGCCGGATCCCCGGGGATGCTGTGGATCGAGTCGCCGACGAACCCGATGCTCGAGGTCGCCGACGTTCCCGCGCTGACCGCGGCCGCAGAGGACCGCGGCTTCCTCGTCTGCGTCGACAACACCTTCGCCACCCCGCTGCTGCAGACTCCGCTCGACCTGGGCGCCGACATCGTCGTGCACTCGGTGACGAAGTACCTGGCAGGCCACTCCGACGTCGTCCTCGGCGCGGTCGTGACCGGCAGCACCGCGCTGCGTCAGGACCTGCACACGGAACGGTCGATGCGCGGCGGCATCGCCGGGCCCTTCGAGGTCTGGCTGGCCCTGCGCGGACTGCGCACCCTGGCGGTGCGCCTCGACCGTGCGCAGACCAACGCCCAAGCCATCGCCGAGCGCCTGGCCGCCCACCCCGCCGTCGTCGAAACCCGCTACCCGGGCCTGCCGAACGACCCCGGCCACGCCCGCGCCGCCGCGCAGATGAACGGTTTCGGGGCGATCATCTCCTTCACCGTCGAATCCGCGGACAGGGCCACCGCCATCGCCGAGGCGGTCCGACTGTGGACACCGGCGACGTCCCTGGGCGGTGTGGAATCCCTCATCGAGCGTCGCCGCCGCCACGCGTCGGAACCCGCGACCGTGCCCGAGGGACTCATCCGCCTGAGCGTGGGCATCGAGAACCTCGACGACCTGTGGGCCGACCTCGAGGCGGCCCTGGCCTGA
- a CDS encoding GNAT family N-acetyltransferase, translating to MGHTPDYVLDRPGVGDLDQFFAIDSDPRVWTHLPSGRLTEAEEAEAILVKLVSQWELDGIGPWMVRQAPGGEIVGHCGCSLRGVPGPGASRRTPGAFWNLGYRFRPEAQGHGLATAVSRDAIAAATDIDPELPVVAYLLEHNTASAVVARKLGLELVRRVPDAGNPDPAAVRLVFADRDLTAAQLDATVV from the coding sequence ATGGGGCATACGCCCGACTATGTGCTCGACCGGCCCGGCGTGGGCGACCTCGATCAGTTCTTCGCCATCGACTCCGACCCGCGGGTCTGGACGCACCTGCCCAGCGGACGGTTGACAGAGGCGGAAGAGGCCGAGGCGATCCTCGTCAAGCTGGTCTCGCAGTGGGAACTCGACGGAATCGGGCCGTGGATGGTCAGACAGGCTCCCGGAGGAGAGATCGTGGGCCACTGCGGATGTTCGCTGCGCGGCGTGCCCGGACCCGGTGCCTCCCGCCGCACGCCCGGAGCGTTCTGGAACCTCGGCTACCGCTTCCGCCCCGAAGCGCAGGGACACGGATTGGCGACCGCGGTGTCGCGGGATGCGATCGCAGCCGCCACGGACATCGACCCCGAGCTGCCGGTCGTGGCGTATCTGCTCGAGCACAACACCGCCTCGGCGGTGGTCGCCCGCAAGCTCGGGCTCGAACTCGTCCGTCGGGTGCCCGACGCCGGCAATCCCGACCCGGCGGCCGTTCGACTGGTCTTCGCCGACCGGGACCTCACCGCCGCTCAGCTCGACGCCACCGTGGTCTGA
- a CDS encoding enoyl-CoA hydratase, producing MSTSVLTEVSGGVTTVTINRPESLNALDEETFQTIGRAVTEAAANSRALILTGSERAFSSGADLQGGVERREGIDLAGANAIIASILDLSIPTIAAVSGPAAGIGCSLALACDYLVMSEKSYLMLPFTKIGLMPDGGSTALVAASAGRHRALRLALTGEKLQAADALDWGLASEVVPAGSHLSRAEEVAAVFAQGPTRALTASKRAINRASLAELDSSFGREVEGQDALRASKDFSEGVAAFLDKRAPTFTGE from the coding sequence TTGTCCACCAGTGTTCTCACCGAAGTCAGCGGTGGTGTCACGACTGTGACCATCAACCGTCCGGAGAGCCTCAACGCACTCGACGAGGAAACGTTCCAGACCATCGGCAGAGCCGTCACCGAGGCGGCCGCGAACTCCCGTGCACTCATCCTCACCGGCAGCGAACGGGCCTTCAGCTCCGGTGCGGATCTGCAGGGAGGAGTCGAGAGGCGCGAGGGCATCGACCTCGCCGGTGCGAACGCGATCATCGCGTCGATCCTCGACCTGTCCATCCCCACGATCGCAGCGGTCTCCGGACCGGCGGCCGGAATCGGATGCTCCCTCGCCCTGGCCTGCGACTACCTGGTGATGAGCGAGAAGTCCTATCTCATGCTGCCCTTCACGAAGATCGGTCTCATGCCCGACGGCGGTTCGACCGCCTTGGTCGCCGCCTCGGCCGGGCGCCATCGGGCTCTGCGCCTGGCGCTGACGGGAGAGAAGCTGCAGGCCGCCGATGCTCTCGACTGGGGGCTGGCCAGCGAAGTCGTCCCCGCCGGAAGCCACCTCTCACGTGCCGAAGAGGTCGCCGCGGTCTTCGCGCAGGGCCCCACCCGGGCCCTGACCGCCTCGAAGCGAGCGATCAACCGGGCCAGTCTGGCCGAACTCGACTCGTCGTTCGGTCGCGAAGTCGAAGGGCAGGACGCTCTGCGCGCGAGCAAGGACTTCTCAGAAGGAGTCGCCGCATTTCTCGACAAACGCGCTCCGACGTTCACCGGGGAGTGA